A window of Daphnia pulicaria isolate SC F1-1A chromosome 4, SC_F0-13Bv2, whole genome shotgun sequence genomic DNA:
CAGCTTTACTCATGGGATACAAGACCATTTTGGACTACCGGACTATGGATACTGGTGATGATGAGATGCTCCATGTTATTAAGGAGTCATTCCAACTGCTGTTTACAAAGAAAACCTTTGAGCCTTTGTTTGCTGAACCCTACACTTACATTTTGATGAAGTTGAAATTACAAGAAGAAGCCGAAGCATTTCTTGAGAAGTATATTATGATATACTTTTAAATACAACATACATtgctaattgaaaaatggtgaTTTTGTCATAGGTATGTTGAAAAAGAGTCCAAAGGAAATTTCGGAGTCTCTGGTGCCCTTCATGCTTTGAATATAATCAAGTTACATATTCCAAAAGCCAGTCCAAAGCTTACCATCTCCTTCCTTGAAATGATTGCAAACAGAGATATTGGAAATTCAAAggtgtttttatttaatgtcacataaatatttttaaatttcttaaaggaaacctcccattttttttcttccttttttagatATTAGACCTATGTAAACACTACTTGCATACTCTTAATTCTGCGACTTGCAGTATCTCTGACAATGAATCCGATTGCGGTTCGGATGCAGGCCTCATTTCATTTGCCCCTGAACCCAACGGTCTGAACAAATGCCTAGAATTGATTATGTGCTTTCTAGACGTTTACGTAAAACACGTACCTTCGGCTGTCATCAAAGAAGGATGGAGTATTACGGCCGAAATCCTGAAAAGGATTTGCTTGCAAGGTCAgctaaaataacttttttttttaaatgtccatGTTATACGAACTGTTGATACTATTTACAGAGGCGGAAGACTGTTTTCAGTCAATCATAAATCTCTGGcataatgaaagaaaaaagtggtgGCCCTGCTTTCGCCTTCCTCGCTATGGTTTACCTTCTACTCTACCACCTGATGATGCAGAGTTTTATTCCAACAAGGGTTTTGTCTGCTACGTCTTGGAGTCCCAGTACCACCCATTTGTCGTGAGTCTCATGGAACATCAGGGATGTCATTTGTTGAAGTCTCTGATGGAACAACTACATCATGCCAAGATCAAATTTGACTCGCACATTGAAGCCCTGCAAACAGCTATGGAACCAGTTATTCCAGTACCATTGGTATCAAAGCCAATTGTCCCGCAGATGACCGTAAACAGTCCTCAAACTCAGATGACTCCTTCTCTTTCCAAGTTTAACGCCATAGACGCCGATGCAATAGCGGTAGAGTATCCGAAAATGATGGCAACttcaaaaatggggaaaaccGATTACATCCGAACTGGCAAAATTCATCTAAATACGAGAAAGTTGTTAAAACTTGATATTAGCAATATGATAGCCAAGCGATATAAGAAGAGGAGGACAATCCGCGTCCAAAACAAAGCGCTCCGCATGACCCGTGCGTGGAGATCGGCTACAATATCAACTGGCTCTGTGAAATCTTTTGGATCACTGGATTCTTCCCTGGATGAATGGGAGCATGGCGACAACAACGTAATGACCGATGAGTCACTTTCGCAGGACGGTGGAAATGACAGCACTTCAAAATGGTGTGAACCAAATCCTTGTCAGCCGACTGTAAGTATGTTGGCGAAAAAACGCTGGACAACGTTTGTCGAACACGGAAGATGGGGATCATTCACcgtagatgatgatgaaagtgATGAGTACACTCCTCCATCATCAGATGATGAGGATTCGTATTCCGATGAATTTGATGACGAGTTCCAAGATAGTGATGAAGATAGCGATGGCCAAGGAGATACGCCAGAAGTAATTTCTAACAATTATCCTGCATCAATACCTTGTAAGTTAATGCTTTTCTATAGTGTggcaaaaacaactttttcattGAATAATAACAATCTGTGTGTATTTATTATCTATAGCTTCTTATCCATCGGTATCACCAGCTTCGTCTGTTTCCGGCTGTTTCACACCCGTCCTGCAGTTTTCCGATTTTCCGAATCCACCACGAGACGTTATCCCCAATGGAGATCACTGTCGTTTTGTGGAATTTGACAGTAAACATAACATTTTATTGTATAACATGTGCcgtttcctttttaaattttttgtttttgcaggTTTTAGCGTTTGTAGCAACGGTATGAAAGGAGAAATTGATATTAGTGTCGCTCAAGCTATAAGAAAACTTGATATGGACATCCACGCGTCCACTTATCTAGCAGAGCCAGCCGAGATTGATCATGGAGATGAATATGTGGTTGAAGCAGAGATTGTGATACCCGAAGAAGCGTTGGTCCAATCACCTAACCGAAGTGCATCGAACTTTAACAATAGAAGTAATTCAACTACATCCATCTGCTTTCTaggattcaaatttaatttcttgtgCGTCTGTTTCAAGGTTTTTCCCGGGATTTTGAGGCTTCAAGTCCAGACATGTTCGCATTTTTTAGCGAAGACGAAGGTACACTAATCACATGTAGATTAGAATTTCAGATTATTTTTATAGcttgtttgtttaaattttagacaAAGATATCTTCGGTGAAGATCAAGAAGGCAATCGAAATAACGATGACAACCACAGGGAGAAAATGAATTCAACGATTCACCAGGAAACATCTTCTCCTGTCGCATCTACGCCATATGTCGTCTCCACGCCTTTAGCCGTTTCTACTCCTATAACAGTAggcacaaataaaaacaaaatgaaaatcctTAAGTCGAAAACCAAGCGACTACGAAACGCCTCccagaataaaacaaatgaacagTCCCATTCGAGTAAACGTTCTACAccaggaaggaagaaaaagagcaaacGCCGAGTTTCGAAATCGTATCGATGGGATATTTCGTTGGTGGATCGAGTGTTGAAAGAATCGCTGAAAGAGTCTCTGCTATCTCAAGATAAATCATCGTCAACTTCCAATTTCGTCCAGCTGCCAACAGTGGAGATTGAAGCAGCCACGGAAGAAGAAGCGTGTAATCAGCCTGGTACCTACAATCATGGAATAGTAGAAGAAACTTTGCTCCCGATTGCTGGTCCTTCTACAGTGAAATCGAGTCCGCCCAAAGCCAAAAGGATGAGTTCCATACACTTGCCGTCTACTTCTATATGGACATCTGATCATATCACCGCTCCCTTAGCCGTTTCTTCTCCTAAAATCGTACGCAAGaggaaagaggaaaagaaagttGATGTCAAATCGAAAAAAGCGCGGTTGGAAAACGCCACCAAGAACGAAACCAACCAACAACCTGCCTCGGACAGCCGTTCATccgtaagaaagaaaaagagtaaaTCTGGAGTTTCCGAGTCTAGCGATTGGCAATTGGCATTGTTGGATCGTGTGCTAAAAGAGTCCCTGTTATCCGAAGATCAACCATCAACTTCTAATTCGAAACAGCCTACGACAAATGAAACTGTTCCACCTATCGCCGTTACatctacaaagaaaaaaggacaaaataaaaccaaaaaagaaatcaacttgCCGTCTGCTTCTGTTTCGACATCCGATCCCGATCCCATTGCTTCCAAAACCGTAcgcaagaagaaagaagagaaaaaagttgatgtcAAATCGAAAAAAGTGCCTTTACCAAACGCCACTCGAAACGAAACCAACCACCCATCAGCGTCGGACAGCCGTTCAtccagaagaaagaagaagagtgaaCCCGGAGTCTCCGAATCGAGCGATTGGCAATTGGCATTGCTGGATCGTGTGTTAAAAGAGACCCTGATGTCCGAGGAGAAACCATCAACTtctaaaaaatcgaaaaagcctttgaaagaaaaaactgtgCGACCTACTGCCGTTAATTCTACAAAGCAAAATAGTAAACCCAAAAAAGCGGTTGCCAAAGGAAACTCACTGGGTGATGCTAGCGCAGCTTTTGATGTTGAAAATGTGGGGATATCTTTACAAATTAAACCAGGCGATGGACAATCCAAACCTCGTCGTGTAACTGCCAGAAAATGCCATGTTCGAGAGAGAGATCCTGATTACCTATCGGCGTCTGAAGGTGAAGCTGTCTAGACTTTGGAATCCGTATCTCGTGTAAAAGGCAAAGCCAATCTCCTTGTTTAAATTCATTCATCTCACGAAGAGAATGTAAATTATTATTCTACACTTGTAAATTCATTATTGGAAGTGGGAACGCGTATCGTGTACCCGTAAATCGTGGTAACACTCAACTCCGCCCTTGAAAGGGGTGAAGTTAATTTGCCATATTCCTCGGATTTACTTATTATTTTAGTGATCCGTTCTGTGTATTTCGTGATTCTTGAtccagaaataaaaatgtcgctcaa
This region includes:
- the LOC124336870 gene encoding uncharacterized protein LOC124336870 isoform X2 — encoded protein: MEDEERIVAKRRVYDLLARFENDDFKLTDFNPEAELQEPMHIPSQLFSALKHCQQHCIYDMSFKILRYLIENQQVGKQFLWKMFVNFLQKDCAFFLPLVSEFKKVFFKSQKVHHDELLLFHTVLLLNKEMYDKAYQEACNFTARELSIETSYCETAKAASSALLMGYKTILDYRTMDTGDDEMLHVIKESFQLLFTKKTFEPLFAEPYTYILMKLKLQEEAEAFLEKYVEKESKGNFGVSGALHALNIIKLHIPKASPKLTISFLEMIANRDIGNSKILDLCKHYLHTLNSATCSISDNESDCGSDAGLISFAPEPNGLNKCLELIMCFLDVYVKHVPSAVIKEGWSITAEILKRICLQEAEDCFQSIINLWHNERKKWWPCFRLPRYGLPSTLPPDDAEFYSNKGFVCYVLESQYHPFVVSLMEHQGCHLLKSLMEQLHHAKIKFDSHIEALQTAMEPVIPVPLVSKPIVPQMTVNSPQTQMTPSLSKFNAIDADAIAVEYPKMMATSKMGKTDYIRTGKIHLNTRKLLKLDISNMIAKRYKKRRTIRVQNKALRMTRAWRSATISTGSVKSFGSLDSSLDEWEHGDNNVMTDESLSQDGGNDSTSKWCEPNPCQPTVSMLAKKRWTTFVEHGRWGSFTVDDDESDEYTPPSSDDEDSYSDEFDDEFQDSDEDSDGQGDTPEVISNNYPASIPSSYPSVSPASSVSGCFTPVLQFSDFPNPPRDVIPNGDHCRFVEFDSFSVCSNGMKGEIDISVAQAIRKLDMDIHASTYLAEPAEIDHGDEYVVEAEIVIPEEALVQSPNRSASNFNNRSFSRDFEASSPDMFAFFSEDEDKDIFGEDQEGNRNNDDNHREKMNSTIHQETSSPVASTPYVVSTPLAVSTPITVGTNKNKMKILKSKTKRLRNASQNKTNEQSHSSKRSTPGRKKKSKRRVSKSYRWDISLVDRVLKESLKESLLSQDKSSSTSNFVQLPTVEIEAATEEEACNQPGTYNHGIVEETLLPIAGPSTVKSSPPKAKRMSSIHLPSTSIWTSDHITAPLAVSSPKIVRKRKEEKKVDVKSKKARLENATKNETNQQPASDSRSSVRKKKSKSGVSESSDWQLALLDRVLKESLLSEDQPSTSNSKQPTTNETVPPIAVTSTKKKGQNKTKKEINLPSASVSTSDPDPIASKTVRKKKEEKKVDVKSKKVPLPNATRNETNHPSASDSRSSRRKKKSEPGVSESSDWQLALLDRVLKETLMSEEKPSTSKKSKKPLKEKTVRPTAVNSTKQNSKPKKAVAKGNSLGDASAAFDVENVGISLQIKPGDGQSKPRRVTARKCHVRERDPDYLSASEGEAV
- the LOC124336870 gene encoding uncharacterized protein LOC124336870 isoform X3; amino-acid sequence: MEDEERIVAKRRVYDLLARFENDDFKLTDFNPEAVELQEPMHIPSQLFSALKHCQQHCIYDMSFKILRYLIENQQVGKQFLWKMFVNFLQKDCAFFLPLVSEFKKVFFKSQKVHHDELLLFHTVLLLNKEMYDKAYQEACNFTARELSIETSYCETAKAASSALLMGYKTILDYRTMDTGDDEMLHVIKESFQLLFTKKTFEPLFAEPYTYILMKLKLQEEAEAFLEKYVEKESKGNFGVSGALHALNIIKLHIPKASPKLTISFLEMIANRDIGNSKILDLCKHYLHTLNSATCSISDNESDCGSDAGLISFAPEPNGLNKCLELIMCFLDVYVKHVPSAVIKEGWSITAEILKRICLQEAEDCFQSIINLWHNERKKWWPCFRLPRYGLPSTLPPDDAEFYSNKGFVCYVLESQYHPFVVSLMEHQGCHLLKSLMEQLHHAKIKFDSHIEALQTAMEPVIPVPLVSKPIVPQMTVNSPQTQMTPSLSKFNAIDADAIAVEYPKMMATSKMGKTDYIRTGKIHLNTRKLLKLDISNMIAKRYKKRRTIRVQNKALRMTRAWRSATISTGSVKSFGSLDSSLDEWEHGDNNVMTDESLSQDGGNDSTSKWCEPNPCQPTVSMLAKKRWTTFVEHGRWGSFTVDDDESDEYTPPSSDDEDSYSDEFDDEFQDSDEDSDGQGDTPEVISNNYPASIPSSSVSGCFTPVLQFSDFPNPPRDVIPNGDHCRFVEFDSFSVCSNGMKGEIDISVAQAIRKLDMDIHASTYLAEPAEIDHGDEYVVEAEIVIPEEALVQSPNRSASNFNNRSFSRDFEASSPDMFAFFSEDEDKDIFGEDQEGNRNNDDNHREKMNSTIHQETSSPVASTPYVVSTPLAVSTPITVGTNKNKMKILKSKTKRLRNASQNKTNEQSHSSKRSTPGRKKKSKRRVSKSYRWDISLVDRVLKESLKESLLSQDKSSSTSNFVQLPTVEIEAATEEEACNQPGTYNHGIVEETLLPIAGPSTVKSSPPKAKRMSSIHLPSTSIWTSDHITAPLAVSSPKIVRKRKEEKKVDVKSKKARLENATKNETNQQPASDSRSSVRKKKSKSGVSESSDWQLALLDRVLKESLLSEDQPSTSNSKQPTTNETVPPIAVTSTKKKGQNKTKKEINLPSASVSTSDPDPIASKTVRKKKEEKKVDVKSKKVPLPNATRNETNHPSASDSRSSRRKKKSEPGVSESSDWQLALLDRVLKETLMSEEKPSTSKKSKKPLKEKTVRPTAVNSTKQNSKPKKAVAKGNSLGDASAAFDVENVGISLQIKPGDGQSKPRRVTARKCHVRERDPDYLSASEGEAV
- the LOC124336870 gene encoding uncharacterized protein LOC124336870 isoform X4; this encodes MEDEERIVAKRRVYDLLARFENDDFKLTDFNPEAVELQEPMHIPSQLFSALKHCQQHCIYDMSFKILRYLIENQQVGKQFLWKMFVNFLQKDCAFFLPLVSEFKKVFFKSQKVHHDELLLFHTVLLLNKEMYDKAYQEACNFTARELSIETSYCETAKAASSALLMGYKTILDYRTMDTGDDEMLHVIKESFQLLFTKKTFEPLFAEPYTYILMKLKLQEEAEAFLEKYVEKESKGNFGVSGALHALNIIKLHIPKASPKLTISFLEMIANRDIGNSKILDLCKHYLHTLNSATCSISDNESDCGSDAGLISFAPEPNGLNKCLELIMCFLDVYVKHVPSAVIKEGWSITAEILKRICLQEAEDCFQSIINLWHNERKKWWPCFRLPRYGLPSTLPPDDAEFYSNKGFVCYVLESQYHPFVVSLMEHQGCHLLKSLMEQLHHAKIKFDSHIEALQTAMEPVIPVPLVSKPIVPQMTVNSPQTQMTPSLSKFNAIDADAIAVEYPKMMATSKMGKTDYIRTGKIHLNTRKLLKLDISNMIAKRYKKRRTIRVQNKALRMTRAWRSATISTGSVKSFGSLDSSLDEWEHGDNNVMTDESLSQDGGNDSTSKWCEPNPCQPTVSMLAKKRWTTFVEHGRWGSFTVDDDESDEYTPPSSDDEDSYSDEFDDEFQDSDEDSDGQGDTPEVISNNYPASIPSSYPSVSPASSVSGCFTPVLQFSDFPNPPRDVIPNGDHCRFVEFDSFSVCSNGMKGEIDISVAQAIRKLDMDIHASTYLAEPAEIVIPEEALVQSPNRSASNFNNRSFSRDFEASSPDMFAFFSEDEDKDIFGEDQEGNRNNDDNHREKMNSTIHQETSSPVASTPYVVSTPLAVSTPITVGTNKNKMKILKSKTKRLRNASQNKTNEQSHSSKRSTPGRKKKSKRRVSKSYRWDISLVDRVLKESLKESLLSQDKSSSTSNFVQLPTVEIEAATEEEACNQPGTYNHGIVEETLLPIAGPSTVKSSPPKAKRMSSIHLPSTSIWTSDHITAPLAVSSPKIVRKRKEEKKVDVKSKKARLENATKNETNQQPASDSRSSVRKKKSKSGVSESSDWQLALLDRVLKESLLSEDQPSTSNSKQPTTNETVPPIAVTSTKKKGQNKTKKEINLPSASVSTSDPDPIASKTVRKKKEEKKVDVKSKKVPLPNATRNETNHPSASDSRSSRRKKKSEPGVSESSDWQLALLDRVLKETLMSEEKPSTSKKSKKPLKEKTVRPTAVNSTKQNSKPKKAVAKGNSLGDASAAFDVENVGISLQIKPGDGQSKPRRVTARKCHVRERDPDYLSASEGEAV
- the LOC124336870 gene encoding uncharacterized protein LOC124336870 isoform X1 translates to MEDEERIVAKRRVYDLLARFENDDFKLTDFNPEAVELQEPMHIPSQLFSALKHCQQHCIYDMSFKILRYLIENQQVGKQFLWKMFVNFLQKDCAFFLPLVSEFKKVFFKSQKVHHDELLLFHTVLLLNKEMYDKAYQEACNFTARELSIETSYCETAKAASSALLMGYKTILDYRTMDTGDDEMLHVIKESFQLLFTKKTFEPLFAEPYTYILMKLKLQEEAEAFLEKYVEKESKGNFGVSGALHALNIIKLHIPKASPKLTISFLEMIANRDIGNSKILDLCKHYLHTLNSATCSISDNESDCGSDAGLISFAPEPNGLNKCLELIMCFLDVYVKHVPSAVIKEGWSITAEILKRICLQEAEDCFQSIINLWHNERKKWWPCFRLPRYGLPSTLPPDDAEFYSNKGFVCYVLESQYHPFVVSLMEHQGCHLLKSLMEQLHHAKIKFDSHIEALQTAMEPVIPVPLVSKPIVPQMTVNSPQTQMTPSLSKFNAIDADAIAVEYPKMMATSKMGKTDYIRTGKIHLNTRKLLKLDISNMIAKRYKKRRTIRVQNKALRMTRAWRSATISTGSVKSFGSLDSSLDEWEHGDNNVMTDESLSQDGGNDSTSKWCEPNPCQPTVSMLAKKRWTTFVEHGRWGSFTVDDDESDEYTPPSSDDEDSYSDEFDDEFQDSDEDSDGQGDTPEVISNNYPASIPSSYPSVSPASSVSGCFTPVLQFSDFPNPPRDVIPNGDHCRFVEFDSFSVCSNGMKGEIDISVAQAIRKLDMDIHASTYLAEPAEIDHGDEYVVEAEIVIPEEALVQSPNRSASNFNNRSFSRDFEASSPDMFAFFSEDEDKDIFGEDQEGNRNNDDNHREKMNSTIHQETSSPVASTPYVVSTPLAVSTPITVGTNKNKMKILKSKTKRLRNASQNKTNEQSHSSKRSTPGRKKKSKRRVSKSYRWDISLVDRVLKESLKESLLSQDKSSSTSNFVQLPTVEIEAATEEEACNQPGTYNHGIVEETLLPIAGPSTVKSSPPKAKRMSSIHLPSTSIWTSDHITAPLAVSSPKIVRKRKEEKKVDVKSKKARLENATKNETNQQPASDSRSSVRKKKSKSGVSESSDWQLALLDRVLKESLLSEDQPSTSNSKQPTTNETVPPIAVTSTKKKGQNKTKKEINLPSASVSTSDPDPIASKTVRKKKEEKKVDVKSKKVPLPNATRNETNHPSASDSRSSRRKKKSEPGVSESSDWQLALLDRVLKETLMSEEKPSTSKKSKKPLKEKTVRPTAVNSTKQNSKPKKAVAKGNSLGDASAAFDVENVGISLQIKPGDGQSKPRRVTARKCHVRERDPDYLSASEGEAV